Proteins encoded in a region of the Leifsonia sp. PS1209 genome:
- a CDS encoding PadR family transcriptional regulator produces the protein MTPVFAHGSLRLYLLSLLAESPRHGYELIQALSDRFGGTYSPSAGTIYPRLAKLEEEGLVTKAAEGRKTVYAITDAGRAELAEREHELDAIEDEVTDSVRRLADEVRAGVNEAMRSLRADLASAARDASRGPRIDVRQEARDAGRDARQAANAAARDAEAALNEFRQQLRTDFRSQAARGDIPDGVVPQLKSELARVRATVLEALGRR, from the coding sequence GTGACCCCCGTGTTCGCGCACGGGAGTCTGCGCCTCTACCTGCTCAGCCTCCTCGCGGAGTCGCCCCGGCACGGCTACGAGCTCATCCAGGCGCTCAGCGACCGCTTCGGCGGCACGTACAGCCCGAGCGCAGGGACCATCTACCCGCGGCTCGCGAAGCTCGAGGAGGAGGGCCTGGTGACCAAGGCGGCGGAGGGCAGGAAGACCGTCTACGCGATCACCGACGCCGGCCGGGCAGAGCTCGCGGAGCGGGAGCACGAGCTCGACGCGATCGAGGACGAGGTCACCGACTCCGTCCGTCGTCTCGCCGACGAGGTGCGCGCCGGCGTCAACGAGGCGATGCGTTCGCTCCGCGCCGACCTGGCCTCGGCGGCACGGGATGCGAGCAGAGGCCCGCGCATCGACGTGCGGCAGGAGGCGCGCGACGCCGGGCGGGATGCGCGGCAAGCGGCGAACGCGGCGGCCCGGGATGCCGAGGCGGCGCTGAACGAGTTCCGTCAGCAGCTCCGCACCGACTTCCGGTCGCAGGCGGCGCGCGGCGACATCCCGGATGGGGTGGTGCCGCAGCTGAAGTCCGAGCTCGCGCGCGTGCGCGCCACGGTGCTGGAGGCCCTGGGCCGCCGCTGA
- a CDS encoding DUF4097 family beta strand repeat-containing protein — MTQDKWLIQPGESKTIDVELVRSLKAGFIAGQVDIIGHDEQGARVEVHSVTGRDLKITLDGDRLEIDHPQLRWDNFIEVFKSMRDNARAEVSVLVPRDVALKLGVVSATALVAGLETDAKLSTVSGDIVVDGVTGDIELNSVSGELSARDHSGRIFAHTVSGDVTASGRIPKFTVDSVSGNVMVDVVGTPDEISSNTVSGDLTIRVPEALGARYRVNTISGKVQLDNTFIHGMPGKTYQGTSGSLDGTWMDVNANSVSGNVYVLRSAPTGTGAGTDAPADSAAGSDQNGASA, encoded by the coding sequence ATGACACAAGACAAGTGGCTGATCCAGCCCGGCGAGAGCAAGACCATCGACGTCGAGCTCGTCCGATCCCTCAAGGCCGGCTTCATCGCAGGACAGGTCGACATCATCGGGCACGACGAGCAGGGAGCGCGGGTCGAGGTCCACTCGGTCACCGGCCGCGACCTCAAGATCACGCTCGACGGCGACCGTCTCGAAATCGATCACCCGCAGCTGCGCTGGGACAACTTCATCGAGGTGTTCAAGTCGATGCGGGACAACGCCAGGGCCGAGGTCAGCGTGCTCGTGCCGCGCGATGTCGCGCTGAAGCTCGGCGTCGTCTCCGCCACGGCGCTCGTCGCGGGCCTCGAGACCGACGCGAAGCTCAGCACCGTCTCCGGCGACATCGTCGTCGACGGCGTCACGGGCGACATCGAGCTCAACAGCGTCAGCGGAGAGCTCTCCGCCCGCGACCACTCCGGCCGCATCTTCGCGCACACCGTGTCCGGCGACGTGACGGCATCCGGTCGCATCCCGAAGTTCACGGTCGACAGCGTCTCCGGCAACGTGATGGTGGATGTGGTCGGCACGCCGGACGAGATCTCCAGCAACACGGTCTCCGGCGACCTGACCATCCGCGTCCCGGAGGCGCTCGGCGCGCGCTACCGGGTCAACACGATCTCCGGCAAGGTGCAGCTCGACAACACCTTCATCCACGGGATGCCCGGCAAGACGTACCAGGGCACCTCCGGCTCACTCGACGGCACCTGGATGGACGTCAATGCCAACTCGGTGTCCGGGAACGTCTACGTGCTGCGCAGCGCGCCGACCGGCACGGGCGCCGGCACAGACGCACCCGCCGACTCGGCTGCCGGCTCCGATCAGAACGGGGCGTCGGCGTGA
- a CDS encoding antibiotic biosynthesis monooxygenase translates to MPPQESLLDAPQARRLPVTVSITRRVDSTRLPDVTRWVQSGVNIANTYEGFLGSGWVRAAHDSDEWHMLYRFADDAALDAWEGSEDRAAWLFEGRELVELSRVERRTGIEGWFDQPQHQTQGADAQDAPDRLAPTSPPRWKQAVTIWLGFFPLSLLFTFLVTTFVPFWHQLWLPATVLITTLCLTPTMTYLLLPLVTRILHPWLQRPRR, encoded by the coding sequence ATGCCTCCACAAGAGTCTCTGCTGGATGCGCCACAAGCGCGTCGCCTCCCCGTCACCGTCTCCATCACCCGCCGCGTCGACAGCACCCGCCTGCCGGACGTGACCCGCTGGGTGCAATCCGGCGTGAACATCGCCAACACCTACGAGGGCTTCCTCGGCTCCGGCTGGGTGCGTGCCGCCCACGACTCGGACGAGTGGCACATGCTCTACCGCTTCGCCGACGATGCGGCACTGGACGCCTGGGAGGGCTCGGAGGACCGCGCCGCCTGGCTGTTCGAGGGCCGCGAACTGGTCGAGCTCTCGCGGGTGGAGCGCCGCACGGGCATCGAGGGCTGGTTCGACCAGCCGCAGCACCAGACGCAGGGCGCAGACGCTCAGGATGCGCCAGACCGCCTCGCCCCGACCTCCCCGCCGCGCTGGAAACAGGCCGTGACCATCTGGCTCGGCTTCTTCCCGCTGTCGCTGCTGTTCACGTTCCTGGTGACCACCTTCGTCCCGTTCTGGCACCAGCTCTGGCTTCCGGCCACGGTGCTGATCACCACGCTGTGCCTTACCCCGACGATGACGTACCTCCTGCTCCCGCTGGTCACGCGCATCCTGCACCCGTGGCTGCAGCGACCCCGCCGCTGA
- a CDS encoding LacI family DNA-binding transcriptional regulator produces MGAQPTVSDVADVAGVSRQTVSNVLNSPQLVRPETRERVQAAIAELGYRPHASARRLRTQKSSTIGIRLDPITTDGISGSILDRFLHALTEQADRMNLRVLLFTASGPEGEIEQFRRLSDGADVDAFVLTSTFHGDPRTEWLIEHGQSFVTFGRPWGIDDMADPQHLWVDVDGSSGLRDATAYLLGTGARRIGFVGWPSGSGTGDDRRRGWLDAMRPGSGLGDDDLASLEVAAEDGVTFGADAMRRLERAAGTVDAVVCTSDSLALGALMATAGRIPVVGYDNTPVAASLGFSSVEQPLDEVAAGVLDLLTGTHGGRVHPGSSTADPMHRLVAPHLVVRDGPTVITAAR; encoded by the coding sequence ATGGGTGCTCAACCCACGGTCAGCGACGTCGCCGACGTCGCAGGCGTCTCCCGCCAGACCGTCTCCAACGTCCTCAACTCCCCGCAACTCGTCCGCCCCGAGACCAGGGAACGCGTCCAGGCCGCCATCGCAGAACTCGGCTACCGGCCGCACGCCTCCGCCCGGCGCCTGCGCACCCAGAAGAGCTCCACCATCGGCATCCGCCTCGACCCGATCACCACGGACGGCATCTCCGGCAGCATCCTGGACAGGTTCCTGCACGCGCTCACCGAGCAGGCCGACCGGATGAACCTGCGCGTGCTGCTGTTCACCGCATCCGGGCCGGAGGGGGAGATCGAGCAGTTCCGCCGGCTCAGCGACGGCGCAGACGTGGACGCGTTCGTACTCACTTCCACCTTCCACGGCGACCCGCGCACCGAGTGGCTGATCGAGCACGGCCAGTCGTTCGTCACCTTCGGTCGGCCGTGGGGCATCGACGACATGGCGGACCCGCAACACCTCTGGGTCGACGTCGACGGCTCGTCCGGGCTGCGCGATGCCACCGCATACCTGCTCGGCACCGGGGCGCGCCGCATCGGCTTCGTCGGCTGGCCGAGCGGTTCGGGGACGGGCGACGACCGCCGCCGCGGCTGGCTCGACGCCATGCGCCCGGGGAGCGGCCTGGGCGACGACGACCTCGCCTCCCTCGAGGTCGCCGCGGAAGACGGCGTCACCTTCGGCGCGGACGCCATGCGTCGCCTCGAGCGCGCAGCAGGCACCGTGGATGCGGTGGTCTGCACGAGCGACTCCCTCGCCCTCGGCGCGCTCATGGCCACGGCGGGCCGGATTCCGGTGGTCGGCTACGACAACACGCCGGTCGCCGCATCCCTCGGCTTCTCGAGCGTCGAGCAGCCGCTCGACGAGGTGGCGGCGGGCGTCCTCGACCTGCTGACCGGCACGCACGGCGGACGCGTGCATCCCGGGTCGTCGACCGCCGACCCGATGCACAGGCTCGTCGCTCCCCACCTGGTGGTGCGAGACGGCCCGACCGTGATCACGGCCGCTCGCTGA
- a CDS encoding extracellular solute-binding protein encodes MQRPSHRWLAGGAVAVATALALTACGSGFSGGSGDDSSGKLTSSDKALTVMIGSSGDAETAAVKSAVADWSKSDGTKASVVAASDLNQQLSQGFAAKKPADVFYLSTDALAGYASNGSLLAYGDQLSNKSDFYPSLVKSFTYDGKFYCAPKDFSTLQLIINTDMWSAAGLTDSDIPKTWDQLQAVSKKLTGAGHVGLGISGEYARIGSFMTQAGGNLMNDDSTKATANSDANVKALDYVKTLLNDGDLKYAKDLGAGWGGEAFGKGLAAMTIEGNWITGALSSDFPNIKYKVVELPKGPAGNGTLQFTNCWGIAADSPNQAAALKLVEKLTSKDDQLAFSKAFGPMPSIKSAADEWKSQNPDLVPFLNAADYAKGVPTAKGAADVVTDLNSKLESLSTGDPKAILDATQKNLEALLK; translated from the coding sequence ATGCAACGACCTTCACACCGGTGGCTTGCCGGCGGCGCCGTCGCCGTCGCGACCGCCCTCGCCCTCACCGCCTGCGGCTCCGGCTTCAGCGGAGGGAGCGGAGACGACTCGTCCGGCAAGCTCACGTCGTCCGACAAGGCCCTGACCGTCATGATCGGCTCGTCGGGAGACGCGGAGACCGCCGCGGTCAAGTCGGCCGTCGCCGACTGGTCGAAGAGCGACGGCACCAAGGCGTCCGTCGTGGCGGCGAGCGACCTCAACCAGCAGCTGTCCCAGGGCTTCGCGGCGAAGAAGCCCGCCGACGTCTTCTACCTGTCGACGGATGCGCTGGCCGGGTACGCCTCCAACGGCTCGCTGCTCGCATACGGAGACCAGCTCTCCAACAAGAGCGACTTCTACCCGAGCCTGGTGAAGTCGTTCACCTACGACGGCAAGTTCTACTGCGCACCGAAGGACTTCTCCACGCTGCAGCTGATCATCAACACCGACATGTGGTCGGCCGCGGGCCTCACCGACAGCGACATCCCGAAGACGTGGGACCAGCTGCAGGCCGTCTCCAAGAAGCTCACCGGCGCCGGCCACGTCGGCCTCGGCATCTCCGGCGAGTACGCGCGCATCGGGTCGTTCATGACCCAGGCGGGCGGCAACCTGATGAACGACGACAGCACCAAGGCCACCGCCAACAGCGACGCCAACGTCAAGGCGCTCGACTACGTCAAGACGCTGCTCAACGACGGCGACCTCAAGTACGCGAAGGACCTCGGAGCCGGCTGGGGCGGCGAGGCGTTCGGCAAGGGCCTGGCCGCGATGACCATCGAGGGCAACTGGATCACCGGCGCGCTCTCGTCCGACTTCCCGAACATCAAGTACAAGGTCGTCGAGCTGCCGAAGGGCCCGGCCGGCAACGGCACCCTGCAGTTCACCAACTGCTGGGGCATCGCAGCCGACAGCCCCAACCAGGCGGCGGCGCTGAAGCTCGTCGAGAAGCTGACCAGCAAGGACGACCAGCTCGCCTTCTCCAAGGCGTTCGGCCCGATGCCGTCGATCAAGTCGGCCGCCGACGAGTGGAAGTCGCAGAACCCGGACCTCGTCCCGTTCCTGAACGCCGCCGACTACGCCAAGGGCGTTCCGACGGCCAAGGGAGCAGCCGACGTCGTCACCGACCTCAACAGCAAGCTCGAATCGCTGTCGACCGGTGACCCGAAGGCGATCCTGGATGCGACGCAGAAGAACCTCGAAGCCCTCCTGAAGTAG
- a CDS encoding sugar ABC transporter permease, translated as MSQTTSRSRRSGIRRGEAASGWLFTAPVILLLGVFLVVPVLMALWVSFSDWGGRGSPFSSGVHFVGFENYQAILSGGGLAEQDFGMSLKNNAWYVVLVVPIQTAVALGLAVLVNRAILRGRGFFRTAFYFPSVTSSVAITVLWLFLFSTTGAVNKVLSWVGINGPNWFNDPDGIVHNFLGLFGVKQGPSALTQNTLLGVSWWDWLGGPSVAMSAFVIMAVFTTSGTFMLLFIAALQNLGGDITEAAMMDGANGWQRFWRITLPQLRPTLFTVLTLGLIGCWQVFDAIYTGTRGAPGKTTLTPAYLSYKSSFVDQDWGQGAAIAFILFVIIVVFTIFQRWVLRERTVSKRRMRLYQPAVTASSQPAQSADGNADSSADSRGVRR; from the coding sequence ATGTCGCAAACCACGAGTCGGTCTCGCCGTTCCGGAATCCGGCGCGGCGAGGCCGCCTCGGGGTGGTTGTTCACCGCCCCGGTCATCCTCCTCCTCGGGGTCTTCCTCGTCGTCCCCGTGCTCATGGCACTGTGGGTGAGCTTCTCCGACTGGGGAGGCCGGGGCAGCCCCTTCTCCTCCGGGGTCCACTTCGTGGGCTTCGAGAACTACCAGGCGATCCTCTCCGGAGGCGGACTGGCCGAGCAGGACTTCGGCATGTCGCTCAAGAACAACGCCTGGTACGTGGTGCTGGTGGTCCCCATCCAGACCGCCGTCGCCCTCGGGCTGGCCGTGCTGGTCAACCGGGCGATCCTGCGCGGACGCGGCTTCTTCCGCACCGCCTTCTACTTCCCGTCCGTGACCAGCTCGGTCGCGATCACGGTGCTCTGGCTGTTCCTGTTCAGCACGACGGGCGCCGTGAACAAGGTGCTCTCCTGGGTCGGCATCAACGGACCCAACTGGTTCAACGATCCAGACGGCATCGTGCACAACTTCCTCGGGCTGTTCGGCGTGAAGCAGGGGCCGAGCGCTCTCACCCAGAACACCCTCCTCGGCGTCTCCTGGTGGGACTGGCTCGGCGGTCCGTCCGTCGCGATGAGCGCGTTCGTCATCATGGCCGTCTTCACCACGAGCGGCACGTTCATGCTGCTGTTCATCGCCGCGCTGCAGAACCTCGGCGGCGACATCACGGAGGCGGCGATGATGGACGGCGCGAACGGCTGGCAGCGGTTCTGGCGCATCACGCTCCCGCAGCTCCGCCCGACGCTGTTCACGGTGCTCACCCTCGGACTGATCGGGTGCTGGCAGGTCTTCGACGCCATCTACACCGGCACGCGAGGCGCGCCGGGCAAGACGACGCTGACGCCGGCGTACCTCTCATACAAGAGCTCGTTCGTCGACCAGGACTGGGGCCAGGGCGCCGCCATCGCGTTCATCCTGTTCGTCATCATCGTGGTCTTCACCATCTTCCAGCGCTGGGTGCTGCGCGAACGCACCGTGTCCAAGCGCCGGATGCGGTTGTACCAGCCGGCCGTGACGGCGTCGTCACAGCCTGCCCAGTCGGCAGACGGCAACGCAGACAGCAGTGCAGACAGCAGAGGAGTCCGCCGATGA
- a CDS encoding carbohydrate ABC transporter permease has product MTAGTTTSDAANTIAVGTLANAQPPLRPQRQRSTGSVVASSITYAILVVIAVIYIAPFLIQLATSFKTDADATANPVSLIPETWTTAAYTKLFLNSDFPTWFKNSIIVTVFVTAGRVFFNSLAGYALARLHFRGRGVVFAGLVAVMSVPVVVLLIPKFLVINQLGIYDSYAGMIIPLLTDAAGVFIMKNFFESIPASVEEQARIDGAGTFRVFWSIVLPMARPALITIVILSFQGSWNELAHFIVSTQDPSLTTLTKGVAGLASGQLSQGSQYPIKLAAAAIMTIPVAVLFFIFQRRIMNTSEGAVKE; this is encoded by the coding sequence ATGACCGCCGGGACCACCACCTCCGATGCCGCGAACACCATCGCCGTCGGCACCCTCGCGAACGCGCAGCCCCCGCTCCGCCCTCAGCGGCAGCGGTCCACCGGCTCCGTCGTCGCGTCGTCGATCACGTACGCGATCCTCGTGGTCATCGCCGTCATCTACATCGCGCCGTTCCTCATCCAGCTGGCCACCTCGTTCAAAACGGACGCGGACGCGACGGCCAACCCGGTGTCCCTGATCCCGGAGACCTGGACGACCGCCGCGTACACGAAGCTCTTCCTCAACTCCGACTTCCCCACCTGGTTCAAGAACTCGATCATCGTCACCGTGTTCGTCACGGCGGGGCGCGTGTTCTTCAACTCGCTGGCCGGCTACGCGCTCGCCCGCCTGCACTTCCGGGGCCGCGGCGTGGTGTTCGCCGGGCTCGTGGCCGTGATGTCCGTGCCGGTCGTCGTGCTGCTCATCCCGAAGTTCCTGGTCATCAACCAGCTCGGGATCTACGACTCGTACGCGGGCATGATCATCCCGCTGCTGACGGATGCGGCCGGGGTGTTCATCATGAAGAACTTCTTCGAGTCCATCCCGGCGAGCGTCGAGGAGCAGGCGCGCATCGACGGCGCCGGCACCTTCCGGGTGTTCTGGTCGATCGTGCTTCCGATGGCGAGGCCGGCACTCATCACCATCGTCATCCTGTCGTTCCAGGGGTCGTGGAACGAACTCGCGCACTTCATCGTGTCCACCCAGGATCCGTCGCTGACCACGCTGACCAAGGGCGTCGCCGGGCTGGCGAGCGGGCAGCTGAGCCAGGGCAGCCAGTACCCGATCAAGCTCGCGGCGGCGGCGATCATGACCATCCCGGTTGCCGTGCTGTTCTTCATCTTCCAGCGGCGCATCATGAACACCAGCGAAGGGGCGGTGAAGGAGTGA
- a CDS encoding Type 1 glutamine amidotransferase-like domain-containing protein, whose product MTAAAPTIVATCGGLTPGTWTDAVYGPLIEHAVSLARVSGRRPRVTHVNTAGGDQRQIEGTELEAARLAGVDAGHLRLFPHPNVEDVRAHLLSQDVVWVSGGSLVNLLAVWRAHGLDAVVREAWEAGVVLAGGSAGALCWHSGGTTSSFGPQIGAVPDGLGLLPGSLGVHYDSDPNRRVAHRAAVAAGVLPDGYALDEGVGLVYEGTRLVEVIAEQPGRFAWRVERDTASADPSSPGVRESRIVPRTLTSTRPSDNPHSEEA is encoded by the coding sequence GTGACCGCCGCAGCGCCCACCATCGTCGCCACCTGCGGCGGCCTCACCCCCGGCACCTGGACCGACGCGGTCTACGGCCCGCTGATCGAGCACGCCGTGTCGCTCGCCCGGGTCTCCGGCCGTCGTCCGCGGGTCACGCACGTCAACACGGCGGGCGGAGACCAGCGCCAGATCGAGGGCACCGAACTCGAGGCCGCGCGGCTCGCGGGCGTCGACGCCGGGCACCTGCGTCTCTTCCCCCACCCGAACGTGGAGGACGTGCGCGCGCACCTCCTGTCTCAGGACGTGGTCTGGGTGAGCGGAGGCAGCCTCGTCAACCTTCTGGCCGTGTGGCGCGCCCACGGACTGGATGCGGTCGTCCGCGAAGCCTGGGAGGCCGGCGTCGTGCTCGCAGGAGGGTCGGCGGGTGCGCTCTGCTGGCACAGCGGAGGGACGACATCGTCGTTCGGCCCGCAGATCGGCGCGGTTCCGGACGGGCTGGGCCTGCTGCCCGGCTCCCTCGGCGTGCACTACGACTCCGACCCGAACCGCAGGGTTGCCCACCGCGCGGCGGTCGCCGCCGGGGTCCTGCCGGACGGCTACGCGCTCGACGAGGGGGTCGGCCTCGTCTACGAGGGCACCCGCCTCGTCGAGGTGATCGCCGAGCAGCCCGGACGTTTCGCCTGGCGCGTCGAGCGTGACACGGCGAGCGCCGACCCGTCCTCGCCGGGCGTCCGCGAGAGCAGGATCGTGCCGCGCACACTCACTTCGACCAGACCATCAGACAACCCCCACTCCGAGGAGGCGTGA
- a CDS encoding glycogen debranching N-terminal domain-containing protein, with the protein MNATMTQPLQPLLHDSVVVLTAPSQAWSTADGTVDGRGIHGFYHSDLRVLGGIGLTIDGATPEHIATGSPDAATAVFTSLARGIDDHTADPRVRIDRTRRVDAGSLVESITVSNALSTAVQPTVGVSLLADFSPMQVVKAGLTGSEHPVVATATADGVTFASGVVAATVVAPAAAISVGDAAADDVSATLTWTAEIPAHSAVTFTWRIEVDDPTAVVAGAEPSQDWASFTAATGDSRLAAWLHRALGDLQALRMSTTDRPEDVFLAAGAPWFFTLFGRDSLWAARMLLPLGTDIAASTLRVLAAMQGTETVNATAEQPGKIMHELRPAALTIPGEGVVLPPLYYGTVDATALWVTLLHDAWTWGMPAAEVEALLPHLEAALAWMRDYGDSDGDGFLEYVDTTGHGLANQGWKDSGDSIQWMDGTLADGPIALCEVQGYAYEAAVGGAELLEAFGRSGADEWRTWAAELKERFAASFWIDDPDGAYPAIALDSAKRKVDTVTSNIGHLLGTGILTPDQAALVARRLASPELNSGYGLRTMSSASGGYWPLSYHGGSVWAHDTAIVITGLAREGHTAEAEALASGLLAAAEGFGYRMPELHSGDPATLTATPIPYPAACRPQAWSAAAAVAVLGARLGLRADARAGTLSVSPVPGVGTIEVSGLRFAGEPVSIAVDDAGVVTRS; encoded by the coding sequence GTGAACGCCACGATGACCCAGCCGCTCCAACCCCTACTGCACGACAGTGTCGTGGTGCTCACCGCGCCCAGCCAGGCGTGGTCCACAGCAGACGGCACCGTCGACGGCCGGGGCATCCACGGCTTCTACCACTCGGACCTGCGGGTCCTCGGCGGAATCGGGCTCACCATCGACGGCGCGACGCCGGAGCACATCGCCACGGGCTCCCCCGACGCGGCGACGGCCGTGTTCACCTCCCTCGCCCGCGGCATCGACGACCACACCGCCGACCCCCGCGTGCGCATCGACCGCACCAGGAGGGTCGACGCCGGTTCCCTGGTGGAGTCGATCACCGTCAGCAATGCGCTGTCCACGGCCGTCCAGCCCACCGTCGGGGTGTCGCTGCTCGCCGACTTCAGCCCGATGCAGGTGGTGAAGGCCGGACTGACCGGCAGCGAGCATCCCGTCGTCGCGACAGCCACGGCGGACGGCGTGACGTTCGCATCCGGAGTGGTCGCCGCCACCGTGGTCGCGCCGGCTGCCGCCATCTCGGTCGGTGACGCCGCGGCGGACGACGTCTCCGCGACGCTGACCTGGACCGCCGAGATCCCCGCGCACAGCGCCGTCACGTTCACCTGGCGCATCGAGGTCGACGACCCGACGGCCGTGGTCGCCGGGGCGGAGCCGTCGCAGGACTGGGCATCGTTCACCGCCGCGACGGGCGACTCCCGCCTCGCCGCCTGGCTGCACCGCGCGCTCGGCGATCTGCAGGCGCTGCGCATGTCCACCACCGACCGCCCGGAGGACGTCTTCCTCGCGGCGGGCGCCCCCTGGTTCTTCACGCTGTTCGGCCGCGACTCCCTCTGGGCGGCCAGGATGCTCCTGCCGCTCGGCACCGACATCGCCGCCTCCACGCTGCGCGTACTCGCCGCGATGCAGGGCACCGAGACCGTGAACGCCACTGCGGAGCAGCCGGGCAAGATCATGCACGAGCTCCGCCCCGCCGCGCTGACCATCCCCGGCGAGGGCGTCGTGCTTCCCCCGCTCTACTACGGCACCGTGGATGCGACGGCCCTCTGGGTCACGCTGCTCCACGACGCGTGGACCTGGGGCATGCCCGCCGCCGAGGTCGAAGCCCTGCTGCCGCACCTGGAGGCCGCCCTCGCCTGGATGCGCGACTACGGCGACAGCGACGGAGACGGCTTCCTCGAATACGTCGACACCACCGGCCACGGCCTCGCCAACCAGGGCTGGAAGGACTCGGGCGACTCCATCCAGTGGATGGACGGCACCCTCGCCGACGGACCCATCGCGCTCTGCGAGGTGCAGGGATACGCCTACGAGGCGGCCGTGGGCGGCGCGGAGCTGCTCGAGGCGTTCGGCCGCTCCGGCGCCGACGAGTGGCGCACCTGGGCCGCCGAGCTCAAAGAGCGCTTCGCCGCGTCCTTCTGGATCGACGACCCCGACGGCGCATACCCGGCGATCGCCCTCGACAGCGCCAAGCGCAAGGTCGACACCGTCACCAGCAACATCGGGCACCTTCTCGGCACGGGCATCCTCACCCCGGACCAGGCCGCACTGGTGGCCCGCCGTCTGGCCTCCCCCGAGCTGAACTCGGGCTACGGGCTGCGCACCATGTCGTCGGCGTCCGGGGGATACTGGCCGCTGAGCTACCACGGCGGCTCGGTGTGGGCGCACGACACGGCCATCGTCATCACCGGACTCGCCCGCGAGGGCCACACGGCCGAGGCGGAGGCGCTCGCGAGCGGCCTGCTCGCCGCCGCGGAGGGCTTCGGCTACCGGATGCCCGAGCTGCACTCCGGCGACCCGGCGACGCTGACCGCGACCCCCATCCCGTACCCCGCCGCGTGCCGTCCGCAGGCCTGGTCGGCAGCGGCGGCGGTCGCCGTGCTCGGAGCGCGGCTCGGCCTCCGCGCCGACGCGCGCGCCGGAACCCTCTCGGTCTCCCCAGTGCCCGGCGTGGGCACCATCGAGGTCTCCGGGCTCCGGTTCGCCGGGGAACCGGTGAGCATCGCGGTCGACGACGCCGGGGTGGTCACGCGGAGCTGA
- a CDS encoding NAD(P)-binding domain-containing protein has product MTTTRTDTQVAIIGAGQAGLAVAYYLRRFELTPGTDFIVYDRGPSTGGAWQHRWDALKLGSAHHVNDLPGMAELGISFETADRSLPAKDIVAGYYRRYEEHFGLDVQRPVTVTSVFDRGADLIVQHTRGETATRMVVNASGTWGAPFVPYYPGMNAFAGRHVHTSGYLAAEEFAGQSVVVVGGGTSAIGFLLELENVADAVVWATRRPVEFKDESELTIEGGVAAVAAQDAAARAGGALPSIVSGTGVPRTRRIASGISRGLLVERPMFAAIERDGVRWGDGSFTRADAIIWATGFRPELRHLAPLRLREKSGGLTVASGASWQDPRIFLAGYGPQASTIGANRAGRVIARQIMAQL; this is encoded by the coding sequence GTGACAACGACGAGGACCGACACTCAGGTGGCGATCATCGGCGCAGGCCAGGCAGGTCTCGCTGTCGCCTACTATCTTCGCCGGTTCGAGCTGACTCCCGGCACCGATTTCATCGTCTACGACCGCGGTCCGTCCACGGGCGGAGCGTGGCAGCACCGCTGGGATGCACTGAAGCTCGGCAGCGCTCACCACGTCAACGATCTGCCGGGGATGGCCGAGCTCGGCATCAGCTTCGAGACCGCGGACAGGTCGCTCCCGGCCAAGGACATCGTCGCCGGCTACTACCGGCGATACGAGGAGCATTTCGGGCTGGACGTCCAGCGTCCCGTCACCGTGACGAGCGTGTTCGACCGCGGGGCAGACCTGATCGTGCAGCACACCCGCGGCGAGACGGCGACACGGATGGTGGTCAACGCATCCGGCACCTGGGGCGCGCCGTTCGTGCCGTACTACCCGGGGATGAACGCGTTCGCCGGGCGGCACGTGCACACCTCGGGCTATCTGGCGGCCGAGGAGTTCGCCGGGCAGTCCGTGGTGGTGGTCGGAGGAGGGACGTCGGCGATCGGGTTCCTGCTGGAGCTCGAGAACGTGGCGGATGCGGTCGTCTGGGCCACCCGCAGGCCGGTCGAGTTCAAGGACGAGTCCGAGCTGACCATCGAGGGCGGCGTCGCGGCGGTGGCCGCACAGGATGCTGCCGCCCGCGCAGGCGGGGCGCTGCCCAGCATCGTGAGCGGCACGGGCGTCCCTCGCACCAGGCGCATCGCCTCCGGGATCTCGCGCGGGCTGCTCGTCGAGCGGCCGATGTTCGCCGCCATCGAGCGGGACGGCGTGCGCTGGGGCGACGGCTCCTTCACGCGCGCGGACGCGATCATCTGGGCCACCGGCTTCCGCCCGGAGCTGCGTCACCTGGCGCCGCTGCGGCTGCGCGAGAAGTCCGGAGGGCTGACCGTCGCATCGGGTGCGTCGTGGCAGGACCCGCGCATCTTCCTGGCCGGATACGGCCCGCAGGCGAGCACCATCGGCGCGAACCGCGCCGGGCGCGTGATCGCCAGGCAGATCATGGCGCAGCTGTAG